A region of the Myxococcus stipitatus DSM 14675 genome:
AAGATGGTGAGCATGTCCGCGCTCTTCGGCTCGAACCGGTTCACCAGCCGGTCATTGCCCACGTAGAGCACGCCGAACAAGTCCCCCTTGTGCATCAGCGGCACGCACATGACCGAGTGCACGCGCAGGTTGACCACCGACTCGCTGGCCTTGAACTCGGGCGTGTCCACCGCGTCCGCGACAATGAGCGGGCGCTGGTCCTTGACGACCTTGGCGATGATGGAGTCGGACAGCTTCTCCACCGCGTCCTCGATGTTCTCGCGGGCCACGTTGCGCGCGACCTTCACGCGCGGGTCGCCGCTCTCCATGAGGATGAGGAAGCCCTTGTCGGCGCGCGTCACCTCGATGGCCTCGTCCATCAGGCTCTCGAGGATGCGCTCCACGTCGTAGAGGGCCAGCAGCCGCTCGCTGAACGCGGTGAGCCGGCGCAGCATGGCCAGCTCGCGGCCGGGGACGCCGGGCAGCTCCGTGGTGTGGGAGTCCGGCGTGTCGGCGTGCGCGGGCCCGTCGCGGTGCGGGGTGAGGGCGGAGGGCGGAGGCGCGCGCGGGGCATCCTCGCGAGCGAACTTCAGCTCGGTGCCCCCCACGCGGACCACGTCCCCGGTGGCGAGCGCGTGGGAGTCGCGCTTCTTGCCGTTGACCTGGAAGAGCGCGCCCAGGCTGCCGACTTCGTAGCGCGTGCCGTCGAAGGTGATGTGCAAGGCGCTGTCGGGGACCTGCGCATCGTCGAGCGAGATGTCGTTGTCCGTGCTCCGACCGATGCTGGTGATGCGCTTGTGCAGGGCGACTTCGCGGACCTTGCCATCAGGACTTCGGACGGTGAGGCTGGCCATAGGGCTTCACGTACCTGGGGAAGAAGGGCTCAGAAGGAAAGGCTGAAGGCGGCACCCAGTCCGCCATCGGTGGGGTACAGCCCCACGGTGGCGGCGGGGCGGGCAATGCGAGTGCGCCGGGGCGCGGTGAGTGAGAGGCCCGCGCGGGGGGAGTCACCCTCGGGGGCCTCGCGCGTCTCGACGCTGGTGCGGACCACTTCGTCCTCGTGGTGGTACAGCGCGTCCACCACGCCCAGCGCGTAGATGGTGTAGAAGCCCGCGGCCGACGCCAGCTTGAGCAGCTGCCAGGTGTCTCGCTGGCGCTCGCGGTTGGTGGGGATGAAGCGCACGGTGATGGACGCCTTGCCATCCTCGTCGAGCACGTTGTCCAGCTCGATGGTGCGCTCCTCGAAGAGCGACTCGTAGGCGAAGTAGGAGATGATGCTCGTCACCGCGAGCGCGCCCTCGGTGGCGGCGAACACGATGCCCAGGCTGTTGCGGCCTTGCTGGAACTGGCCGGCTCCGAAGGGCACGAAGTTGACCAGGAAGTTGCGCTTCTCCACCGTGCGGACGGTGACCTGACCGGCCAGCTCCTCGGCGCGGCGGCGGAGGACCTCCGCTTCCACGCGCTCCCGCTCGCGACGCTCGGCCTCGGCCTTCTCTCGCTCCTGGCGCAGCCGGCGCTCCTGGCGGAGGAACTCCAGCTCGTTGCCCATCTCGCTCTTGATGCCCTCCATGAACGCCACGGCCGGGGGCGGGACGACGAACGGGTCCAGGGAGAAGTCCGGGTCCAACCGGAGCAGGGCGCGCAGGTGGCGCGAGGCCTCCTCGGTGCGGCCCAGGTTGAAGGCCGCGAGCCCCGCCAGCTTGTGCAGCTCCACCAGCTCGTCCTCGCTCAGCCCGCCCCGGTCGATGCGGGCACCGGCGCGGTCCAGGACCTCCGCGTACTTGCCGTAGTCGAAGCTCGCGCGCAGGGCGGCCACTTCGGGGTCTCCCGCGGCGTCCTGCGCGAGCGAGACGGTGGGGTGCCACAGCACGAGCCACAGGGTGATGAGCGCGAGACCTCGGTTCATTCGGGGCGCAAGCTCCCGCTCAGGACTCTGGGCTCCCCGGGGCGCAGCTGCACCGCGTAGCGCTCCGTCTTGAAGCCAGGGTGGGAGATTTCGACCGTCACCGTGTGCTGGAAGCCCGCGGGGCCTCGCGGCGAGCGGATCTCGAACGGGTGCGCCACGGTGTCCCGCGCGGTGCGCACCTGCTCGCCCACGCGCACGGTGGCCTCGGCGGGCTCGTACTGGAACGACAGGGGCGACGGCTTGGGCTGGGCGCCCAGGTGGAAGACGTTCTCCACGTCCGCGCGGACGTCGATGGTCTCCACCACGTCCTCGCAGTACTGGCAGGAGATGGTGATGGTGTGCGGGCCCGGCGGGATGTCCACGTCGTGCTTCTGGAGCGCCTGGGCGCTGGGCGGCCCGTCATCCACGCGGATGGTGCCGAAGGGACGCACGAGGATGGAGACGAAGTTCTTCTTCGACGCGGGCTTCTTCCCGGCGACGCGCTCCTCGCCCGGTCCGCTCGGCGGCGTGCGGCTGTCCTCCACGGCGCGCTCGGCGACGCTGCTCCCGGTGGAGCGCAGGCCCCGAGTCCCCAGTCCCGAGGAGAGGTCGCTCGAGGAGCCTCGCGCGGGCACCACGGACCCCGTGCGAGGCGCACCCGACGTGCTCTCGCGAGGCGCACCGCCGCTGGTCTTGGGGGGCGCCTCGGCCTCCGGCGTCTGGCTCGTGCCGTGAGGGGTCGGATTCGCCGGGGTGCCACGTGGTTCGCCGTTCGCGCCAGCGGGGACGGCCGGGGGCTTCACGCCGGGGGCGGTGTCTCCTCCGAGGGAGGTGGGCTTTTCGTGGGGGAGCGACACCTCGGGCGCGGTGGAGGCGAGGCGTGCCTGGTAGGCCTTGTAGCCGCCGATGCTCACGGCGGTGGCGGTGACCAGTCCCACGACCAGGCGGATGCCGCGCCGTCGCCAGGTCTTGAGGCGCTGGGCGCGCTGGATGCTCTTGAGCAGGCCCAGGGCCCGCGTGTTCTGCGCATCCAGCGCGAGCACCTGATTCAGGCATCCGAGCGCGCGCGGCGTCCGCTTCTCCGCGAGCATCCGCTCACCGCGCTCCAGGAGCGCCGCGACGATGCGCTGCCGGGCCACCTTCCGGTACGAGGTGGGGTCGGCGAAGAACGAGACCAGCTCTTCTCCCACCCGCGCGAAGCCCAGGCCCGCGAGGTAGTCCGCCAGCGCGTCGCGCAGCTTGCCCGCGTCGGGGTAGCGCTGCGTGGGGTCTCTCTGGAGACAGCGCGCGCAGATGTCCGCCAGCTCGTCCGACAGGGCGGGGAGGCGACGGCGAGGGTCCTCGTAGTCCCCGTCGAGGATGCGCTTGAGCGTGGCCGTGGTGTTCGGCGCGGAGAAGGGCAGGCGCCCCGTCATGGCCGCGTAGAACATGATGCCCACGCTGAAGACGTCCGCGGCGGGGCCGGCCTCCAGGCCCTCGATGATCTCCGGGGACATGTGGGCCGGCGAGCCCACGAGCGTGCCCGTCACCGTCATCCGCTCCTCGATGTCGAGCAGCCGGGCGATGCCGAAGTCCATGAGCTTGAGGACCCCGTCCTCGCGCACCATGACGTTCTCCGGCTTGAGGTCGCGGTGGATGACGCCAGCCTCGTGGGCGTGCGCGAGCGCCGCCGCCAGCTCGTGGATGATCATCGCCGCGAGCTCCGGCGGATCCAACGGGCCCTCGTCCAGGACGGTCTTGAGCGTCCGGCCGCGGATGTACTCGGTGACGATGAACGCGTCCTGCGCGTCCGCGGCGGAGAAGTCGAACACCTCCAGGATGTTGGGGTGGTGCAGCTTGGCCACCGCGCGGGCCTCGCGCGCGAGCCTGCGCCGCGACTCATCCTTGCCGGCCAGGTGCGGGTGCAGCACCTTCACCGCGACCTCGCGGTCCAGGGCGGTGTCGAGCCCTTTGTACACGACGCTCATGCCCCCCGAGCCCAGTTGCTCGAGGATGCGGTAACGACCGATATGGCGGCCGACGAGCGTCATGATGCGCGGAAAGTGCGTCCCCCTCCTCAGTCCCCGAAGCTGATGCCCATGCTCTTGGCGAAGCGCACCAGGTCCCCCGACGGGTCCACCCGGCGCTCCTTGCGCGACTCACTCAGTGGTACGGCGACAATCTCCCCCGCGCGCAGGGCCACCATGTGGTCCCACTTCCCGTCGCGCACCAGGTCCAGCACCCCGCAACCATAGCGCGTGGCCAGCACCCGGTCCGCCGCGCTGGGGCTGCCGCCGCGCTGGAGGTGGCCCAGGACATTCACTCGAATCTCCGCCTCGATGTGCTGCGCCAGCAGGTCCGCGCACACCTTGCCGGAGCCGCCCAGCCGCACCACGCCGCGCCCGGGGACATCCTCGGCCCGGTCCAGCACGGCCAGCGTGCCGCCCACGGGGAAGGCGCCCTCGGAGATGGCGATGATGGAGAAGCTGCGGCGGCGCGTGGCGCGAGCGCGCAGCTTCTCGACGATGGACTCCACCCGGTAGGGAATCTCCGGGAGGAGGATGACGTCGGCGCCACCCGCCAGACCGCTCTCCAGCGTGAGGAAGCCCGCGTGCCGGCCCATGATCTCCACCAGCATCACCCGGTCATGGGACTCGGCGGTGGAGTGCAGGCGGTCCAGCGCCTCCGTCACGATGAGGCGCGCGGTGTCGAAGCCGAACGTCTGGTCCGTGCCGCACAAGTCGTTGTCGATGGTCTTCGGACAGCCGACCACCTTGAGGCCCTTCTCGCTGAGCCGGTGGGCGATCGAGAGGGTGCCGTCGCCTCCCACGGCGACGAGGCCGTCGAGCTTCAGCTCCTCGCAGCGCCGCAGCACCGCGTCGGACACGTCGCGCTCCACCCAGCGGGTGCCCTCTCGGAACGCGTAGATGAAGGGGTTGGCCCGGTTGGACGTGCCCAGGATGGTGCCGCCCTTGGGCAGGATGCCGCGCGTGTCCTCCTCGGTGAGAGGACGCGTGAGGTCGGGCTCCACCAGACCCATGTAGCCGTTCTCGATGCCCACGAACTCATGGCCGAACTCGTGCGTGCCTCGCTTGACGAGGCCGCGAATGAGCGCGTTGAGCCCGGGGCAGTCGCCGCCACCGGTGAGGACTCCGAGTCTCAGGGAACGGGGCATAGGGGTCGGACGCGGGTGTCAGAGGGAGGGTGGCCCACCATGACAGCGACGTCGGACCTGATGATAGGAGGCCCTAGCGCCGGGGTGCAACGCGCGAATCGCCGGGTCCGGTGGATTTCCGAGTGGAAACGCGAGCTTCCATCAGTCCCGCTTGAGGCGGCGACGAGAAGCGACCCTGTCCAGCAAGGCCTGCAGGCGAGGCTGCGGTGCCTTGGGCAGTGCCTTGTCTGTCGGGGATTGTAGGGGCATCTCGCGGGCCATCCGGAAGAGCTCGATCAGCCTTTCCTTGAAGAGCTCGTTGTCCGGGCGCTCCTGGAGGGCGCGGCGGTAGGCGGCGGCGGCCCCTACGTAGTCTCCCAGGGCGAACAGCCGCTCGCCCTCCTGGGCGGGTGAGGACGGA
Encoded here:
- a CDS encoding tetratricopeptide repeat protein, whose amino-acid sequence is MNRGLALITLWLVLWHPTVSLAQDAAGDPEVAALRASFDYGKYAEVLDRAGARIDRGGLSEDELVELHKLAGLAAFNLGRTEEASRHLRALLRLDPDFSLDPFVVPPPAVAFMEGIKSEMGNELEFLRQERRLRQEREKAEAERRERERVEAEVLRRRAEELAGQVTVRTVEKRNFLVNFVPFGAGQFQQGRNSLGIVFAATEGALAVTSIISYFAYESLFEERTIELDNVLDEDGKASITVRFIPTNRERQRDTWQLLKLASAAGFYTIYALGVVDALYHHEDEVVRTSVETREAPEGDSPRAGLSLTAPRRTRIARPAATVGLYPTDGGLGAAFSLSF
- a CDS encoding serine/threonine-protein kinase, which gives rise to MTLVGRHIGRYRILEQLGSGGMSVVYKGLDTALDREVAVKVLHPHLAGKDESRRRLAREARAVAKLHHPNILEVFDFSAADAQDAFIVTEYIRGRTLKTVLDEGPLDPPELAAMIIHELAAALAHAHEAGVIHRDLKPENVMVREDGVLKLMDFGIARLLDIEERMTVTGTLVGSPAHMSPEIIEGLEAGPAADVFSVGIMFYAAMTGRLPFSAPNTTATLKRILDGDYEDPRRRLPALSDELADICARCLQRDPTQRYPDAGKLRDALADYLAGLGFARVGEELVSFFADPTSYRKVARQRIVAALLERGERMLAEKRTPRALGCLNQVLALDAQNTRALGLLKSIQRAQRLKTWRRRGIRLVVGLVTATAVSIGGYKAYQARLASTAPEVSLPHEKPTSLGGDTAPGVKPPAVPAGANGEPRGTPANPTPHGTSQTPEAEAPPKTSGGAPRESTSGAPRTGSVVPARGSSSDLSSGLGTRGLRSTGSSVAERAVEDSRTPPSGPGEERVAGKKPASKKNFVSILVRPFGTIRVDDGPPSAQALQKHDVDIPPGPHTITISCQYCEDVVETIDVRADVENVFHLGAQPKPSPLSFQYEPAEATVRVGEQVRTARDTVAHPFEIRSPRGPAGFQHTVTVEISHPGFKTERYAVQLRPGEPRVLSGSLRPE
- a CDS encoding 6-phosphofructokinase; translated protein: MPRSLRLGVLTGGGDCPGLNALIRGLVKRGTHEFGHEFVGIENGYMGLVEPDLTRPLTEEDTRGILPKGGTILGTSNRANPFIYAFREGTRWVERDVSDAVLRRCEELKLDGLVAVGGDGTLSIAHRLSEKGLKVVGCPKTIDNDLCGTDQTFGFDTARLIVTEALDRLHSTAESHDRVMLVEIMGRHAGFLTLESGLAGGADVILLPEIPYRVESIVEKLRARATRRRSFSIIAISEGAFPVGGTLAVLDRAEDVPGRGVVRLGGSGKVCADLLAQHIEAEIRVNVLGHLQRGGSPSAADRVLATRYGCGVLDLVRDGKWDHMVALRAGEIVAVPLSESRKERRVDPSGDLVRFAKSMGISFGD